In the Engystomops pustulosus chromosome 2, aEngPut4.maternal, whole genome shotgun sequence genome, one interval contains:
- the RPL23A gene encoding large ribosomal subunit protein uL23 codes for MAPKAKKEAVPAKTEAKSKALKAKKAVLKGVHSHKKKKIRTSPTFRRPKTLRLRRQPKYPRKSAPTRNKLDHYAIIKFPLTTESAMKKIEDNNTLVFIVDVKANKHQIKQAVKKLYDIDVSKVNTLIRPDGEKKAYVRLAPDYDALDVANKIGII; via the exons ATGGCTCCGAAAGCTAAGAAGGAAG CCGTCCCCGCCAAGACTGAAGCAAAGTCTAAGGCTCTGAAGGCCAAGAAGGCTGTACTGAAAGGAGTGCACAGTCACAAGAAGAAGAAGATCAGGACCTCCCCAACCTTCAGGAGGCCCAAGACCCTGAGACTTCGGAGGCAACCCAAGTACCCCAGGAAAAGTGCTCCCACCAGGAACAA GCTCGACCATTATGCCATCATTAAGTTCCCTCTGACCACTGAGTCGGCCATGAAGAAGATTGAAGACAACAACACTCTGGTCTTTATTGTTGATGTCAAAGCCAACAAGCACCAGATCAAGCAGGCTGTAAAGAAACTGTACGACATTGATGTGTCCAAAGTGAACACCCTCATCAG GCCTGATGGTGAGAAGAAGGCATACGTCCGCCTGGCTCCAGATTACGATGCCCTTGATGTCGCTAACAag aTTGGTATCATCTAA